One window from the genome of Amycolatopsis sp. NBC_01480 encodes:
- the aceA gene encoding isocitrate lyase, whose protein sequence is MTEQAKQLEQAAAGLAEQWKTDPRWAGVQRTYSAADVVKLRGSVVEEHTLARRGAEKLWNLLHTEDYVHSLGALTGNQAVQQVRAGLKAIYLSGWQVAADANLSGQTYPDQSLYPANSVPAVVRRINNALGRADQITWAEGNTDIDWFAPIVADAEAGFGGPLNAFELMKGMIAAGAAGVHWEDQLASEKKCGHLGGKVLIPTKQHERTLNAARLAADVFDVPSLIVARTDAQAATLLTSDVDERDRQFLTGGRTAEGFYEVTNGIDPCIERGLAYAQYADLLWMETSKPDLEVARKYAEAIKAKFPDQMLAYNCSPSFNWKKHLDDATIAKFQRELGHMGYKFQFITLAGFHALNYSMFDLAHGYARDGMTAYVDLQEREFASEERGYTATKHQREVGTGWFDLVATALNPESSTTALKGSTEEAQF, encoded by the coding sequence ATGACCGAGCAGGCCAAGCAGCTCGAGCAGGCGGCGGCCGGACTGGCCGAGCAGTGGAAGACCGACCCCCGTTGGGCGGGCGTTCAGCGGACCTACTCCGCCGCCGACGTGGTGAAGCTGCGCGGCAGCGTCGTCGAGGAGCACACGCTCGCTCGCCGCGGCGCGGAGAAACTGTGGAACCTCCTGCACACCGAGGACTACGTCCACTCGCTCGGCGCCCTCACCGGCAACCAGGCCGTGCAGCAGGTGCGCGCCGGCCTGAAGGCGATCTACCTGTCCGGCTGGCAGGTCGCGGCCGACGCCAACCTGTCCGGCCAGACCTACCCGGACCAGAGCCTCTACCCGGCCAACTCGGTGCCCGCGGTCGTCCGCCGCATCAACAACGCGCTGGGCCGCGCCGACCAGATCACCTGGGCCGAGGGCAACACCGACATCGACTGGTTCGCGCCGATCGTCGCCGACGCCGAGGCCGGCTTCGGCGGCCCGCTCAACGCGTTCGAGCTGATGAAGGGCATGATCGCGGCCGGCGCCGCGGGCGTGCACTGGGAGGACCAGCTCGCGTCCGAGAAGAAGTGCGGCCACCTCGGCGGCAAGGTGCTGATCCCGACCAAGCAGCACGAGCGCACGCTGAACGCCGCCCGCCTCGCCGCGGACGTGTTCGACGTGCCGTCGCTGATCGTCGCCCGCACCGACGCGCAGGCCGCGACGCTGCTGACCAGCGACGTCGACGAGCGCGACCGCCAGTTCCTCACCGGCGGCCGCACCGCGGAGGGCTTCTACGAGGTCACCAACGGCATCGACCCGTGCATCGAGCGCGGCCTGGCCTACGCGCAGTACGCCGACCTGCTCTGGATGGAGACCTCCAAGCCGGACCTCGAGGTGGCGCGCAAGTACGCCGAGGCCATCAAGGCGAAGTTCCCGGACCAGATGCTGGCCTACAACTGCTCGCCGTCGTTCAACTGGAAGAAGCACCTGGACGACGCGACCATCGCGAAGTTCCAGCGCGAGCTCGGCCACATGGGCTACAAGTTCCAGTTCATCACGCTGGCCGGCTTCCACGCGCTGAACTACTCGATGTTCGACCTGGCCCACGGCTACGCCCGCGACGGCATGACCGCCTACGTCGACCTGCAGGAGCGCGAGTTCGCCTCCGAGGAGCGCGGTTACACCGCCACGAAGCACCAGCGTGAGGTCGGCACCGGCTGGTTCGACCTGGTCGCCACGGCGCTGAACCCGGAGAGCTCGACCACGGCGCTCAAGGGCTCCACCGAAGAAGCGCAGTTCTGA
- a CDS encoding FadR/GntR family transcriptional regulator has product MAADLRAPALTGIRRLSALDTVRARIALAIELGLLGPGERLPPNGEIARALGVGDITVRRALVSLCEDGVLERRRGRNGGTLVAVDAPAGRVGEIKAYEESTAEVRELIDHRLVLESGLAQLVALRRPDESIDRLRDLVHRMDAATSWAEFHDLDAEFHLTVAAAGAPAPAVKQYGQVLRELYRFYLPYPMSALRASNREHELLVQALADQEPETAALVTRAHVGELHRTMFVGLGR; this is encoded by the coding sequence ATGGCTGCCGACCTGCGCGCGCCCGCGTTGACGGGCATCCGGCGCCTGTCCGCGCTCGACACCGTCCGAGCCCGCATCGCGCTCGCCATCGAACTGGGCCTGCTCGGGCCGGGTGAGCGGTTGCCGCCGAACGGCGAAATCGCGCGGGCGCTGGGCGTCGGCGACATCACCGTGCGCCGGGCGCTGGTGTCGTTGTGCGAAGACGGCGTGCTCGAACGCCGCCGCGGCCGCAACGGCGGCACCCTCGTCGCCGTCGACGCGCCCGCGGGGCGAGTCGGCGAGATCAAGGCGTATGAGGAGTCGACGGCCGAAGTCCGGGAGCTGATCGACCACCGTTTGGTGCTCGAGTCGGGCCTGGCCCAGCTGGTCGCCCTGCGCCGCCCGGACGAGTCGATCGACCGCCTCCGCGACCTCGTCCACCGCATGGACGCCGCGACGAGCTGGGCCGAATTCCACGACCTCGACGCCGAGTTCCACCTGACCGTGGCCGCCGCGGGAGCACCGGCGCCGGCGGTGAAGCAGTACGGCCAGGTGCTGCGCGAGCTGTATCGCTTCTACCTGCCCTACCCGATGTCCGCGCTGCGGGCGTCCAACCGCGAACACGAACTGCTCGTCCAGGCCCTCGCCGATCAGGAGCCGGAGACCGCCGCGCTCGTCACGCGAGCCCACGTGGGCGAACTCCACCGGACGATGTTTGTCGGGCTGGGCCGCTGA
- a CDS encoding acyltransferase, whose product MTSMWGAPALSRVRAWGRARRDPHQAKFLTGDSLRWIVRNRAYTPWYLVRYYRLLKFRLANPHIILRGMVFLGKDVEIHCRPGYGRLEIGRWVHIGDGNAIRCHEGSLRIGDKSVFGRQNVINCYLDIELGAATLVADWVYICDFDHVTADIHVPIKDQGIVKSPVRIGPDTWLGTKVSVLKGTRIGRGCVMGAHAVVRGDIPEYSIAVGSPARVVRNRQDDYAADAARREAVADMARKANKALQKTLGES is encoded by the coding sequence ATGACGTCGATGTGGGGTGCGCCCGCGCTGTCCCGCGTGCGCGCCTGGGGGCGGGCCCGGCGCGACCCGCACCAGGCCAAGTTCCTGACGGGCGACTCGCTGCGCTGGATCGTGCGCAACCGCGCGTACACGCCGTGGTACCTGGTCCGGTACTACCGGCTGCTGAAGTTCCGCCTGGCCAACCCGCACATCATCCTGCGCGGCATGGTGTTCCTGGGCAAGGACGTCGAGATCCACTGCCGGCCCGGCTACGGGCGGCTGGAGATCGGCCGCTGGGTGCACATCGGCGACGGGAACGCGATCCGCTGTCACGAGGGGTCCCTTCGCATCGGCGACAAGTCGGTGTTCGGCCGGCAGAACGTGATCAACTGCTACCTGGACATCGAGCTGGGCGCGGCCACGCTGGTCGCCGACTGGGTGTACATCTGCGACTTCGACCACGTGACCGCCGACATCCACGTGCCGATCAAGGACCAGGGCATCGTGAAGTCGCCGGTGCGCATCGGGCCGGACACCTGGCTCGGCACGAAGGTGAGCGTGCTCAAGGGCACGCGCATCGGCCGCGGCTGCGTGATGGGCGCGCACGCCGTGGTCCGCGGCGACATCCCGGAGTACTCGATCGCGGTCGGCTCGCCGGCCCGCGTGGTGCGTAACCGCCAGGACGACTACGCCGCCGACGCCGCCCGCCGCGAGGCCGTCGCGGACATGGCCCGCAAGGCGAACAAGGCGTTGCAGAAGACCCTCGGCGAGAGCTGA
- a CDS encoding short-chain fatty acyl-CoA regulator family protein, producing MDKTFAGARLRHLRESRSMSQADLARVLEISPSYLNQIEHNSRPLTVPVLMRITQAFGVDTEFFANNDTARLVADVKEALLDEVLGVDVTTGELNDLATNLPSIAQALVKLHRSYRNAVESTAALTTENGLGLHGSAAAALPHEEVRDFFYERENYVAELDERAERMAAEIPLRRGAVLGSLKERLWQRYGVDVTAEGIDESAGEQHRYEPATRVLRLAPSLRVGQQAFRMASQIALLEYDDLITDLADSWAFSGPAARTLARVGLANYFAGALILPYGPFLATAEKFRYDIERLCDHYGVGFETACHRLSTLQRPKQRGVPFSFVRVDRAGNMSKRQSAAGFHFSRVGGACPLWNIYEAFTSPGKILTQIAALPDGKRYFWVARTVSRNIGGYGSPGKTFTVGLGCELRHAGRLVYSTGLDLDEPAAATPIGMGCKVCERPACSQRAFPAIGKPLTVDENTSTFVPYPAVPKV from the coding sequence ATGGACAAAACTTTCGCCGGAGCGCGGCTACGGCATCTGCGCGAGAGCCGCTCGATGAGCCAGGCCGACCTCGCCCGTGTGCTCGAGATCTCACCGAGCTACCTCAACCAGATCGAGCACAACTCGCGCCCGCTGACCGTGCCCGTGCTGATGCGGATCACCCAGGCGTTCGGCGTCGACACGGAGTTCTTCGCCAACAACGACACCGCGCGCCTGGTCGCCGACGTCAAGGAGGCCCTGCTCGACGAGGTGCTCGGCGTCGATGTCACCACCGGCGAGCTGAACGACCTCGCCACGAATTTGCCGTCCATCGCCCAGGCGCTGGTCAAGCTGCACCGCAGCTATCGCAACGCAGTGGAGAGCACCGCGGCGCTGACCACGGAAAACGGCCTGGGCCTGCACGGCAGCGCCGCCGCGGCGTTGCCGCACGAAGAGGTGCGCGACTTCTTCTACGAGCGTGAGAACTACGTCGCCGAGCTGGACGAGCGCGCCGAGCGGATGGCCGCCGAGATCCCGCTGCGCCGCGGCGCCGTCCTCGGCTCGCTGAAGGAACGCCTCTGGCAGCGCTACGGCGTGGACGTCACCGCCGAGGGCATCGACGAATCCGCAGGTGAGCAGCACCGTTACGAGCCGGCGACGCGCGTGCTGCGGCTCGCGCCGAGCCTGCGCGTCGGGCAGCAGGCGTTCCGGATGGCGTCGCAGATCGCCCTGCTCGAATACGACGACCTGATCACGGACCTGGCCGACTCGTGGGCGTTCTCCGGGCCGGCCGCGCGGACGCTCGCCCGCGTCGGCCTGGCGAACTACTTCGCCGGGGCGCTGATCCTGCCGTATGGCCCGTTTCTGGCGACGGCCGAGAAGTTCCGCTACGACATCGAACGGCTCTGCGACCACTACGGCGTCGGCTTCGAAACGGCGTGCCACCGGCTTTCGACTCTGCAACGGCCGAAGCAGCGCGGAGTGCCGTTCTCGTTCGTGCGCGTGGACCGGGCGGGGAACATGTCCAAGCGGCAGTCGGCGGCCGGCTTCCACTTCTCGCGCGTGGGCGGCGCTTGTCCCCTGTGGAACATCTACGAGGCGTTCACCTCGCCTGGCAAGATCCTGACACAGATCGCCGCGCTCCCCGACGGGAAGCGGTACTTCTGGGTGGCGCGGACCGTTTCCCGCAACATCGGCGGCTACGGCAGCCCGGGCAAGACGTTCACCGTCGGCCTCGGCTGCGAGCTGCGCCACGCCGGGCGGCTCGTCTACTCCACCGGCCTCGACCTGGACGAGCCCGCCGCCGCGACGCCGATCGGCATGGGCTGCAAAGTCTGCGAACGCCCGGCCTGCTCGCAGCGCGCGTTCCCGGCGATCGGCAAGCCGCTGACCGTCGACGAGAACACGAGCACGTTCGTCCCGTACCCGGCGGTGCCCAAAGTCTGA
- the ilvA gene encoding threonine ammonia-lyase IlvA, translating into MHDIETVNAELVEQAAGRLAGVVTRTPLEPNARLSSRVDARVWLKREDQQTVRSYKIRGAYNFIVQLDDATRARGVVCASAGNHAQGLAYACRRLGANGRVYVPGTTPRQKRERIATLGGAHIEVIVVGETYEDAFAAANDDAQRTGATLVPAFDDVRTVAGQGTVALEVVEQLGFVPDVLVVPVGGGGLLAGVATWVRERHPEIRIVGVEPAGAMCMAAAIEAGEPVRIPTVDPFVDGAAVRLAGSVTYPLVRDSGAELTSVPEGAVCTEMLAMYQSDGVIAEPAGALATAALGNAVQVEPGQTVVCIVSGGNNDVSRYSEILERSLVHEGLKHYFLVGFPQEPGALRRFLDEILGPEDDITRFEYVKRNSRETGPALIGIEIARPADLPGLLARLDASPLQVERVESGSPLFHYLL; encoded by the coding sequence GTGCACGACATCGAAACGGTGAACGCGGAACTGGTCGAACAGGCCGCCGGCCGGCTGGCGGGCGTGGTCACCCGGACGCCGCTGGAGCCCAACGCCCGGCTGTCGTCGCGGGTCGACGCGCGGGTCTGGCTCAAGCGCGAGGACCAGCAGACCGTCCGCTCGTACAAGATCCGCGGCGCCTACAACTTCATCGTCCAGCTCGACGACGCGACGCGCGCCCGTGGCGTCGTCTGCGCGAGCGCGGGCAACCACGCGCAGGGGCTCGCGTACGCGTGTCGCCGCCTAGGGGCGAACGGCCGCGTGTACGTGCCGGGCACCACTCCGCGGCAGAAGCGCGAGCGCATCGCGACGCTCGGCGGGGCGCACATCGAGGTGATCGTCGTCGGCGAAACGTACGAAGACGCCTTCGCCGCGGCGAACGACGACGCGCAGCGCACCGGCGCCACGCTGGTGCCGGCGTTCGACGACGTCCGCACTGTCGCAGGCCAGGGCACCGTGGCGCTGGAGGTCGTCGAACAGCTCGGTTTCGTGCCGGACGTGCTGGTGGTCCCGGTCGGTGGCGGCGGGCTGCTGGCCGGCGTCGCGACGTGGGTGCGCGAGCGGCACCCGGAGATCCGGATCGTCGGCGTCGAGCCGGCGGGCGCAATGTGCATGGCGGCCGCGATCGAAGCGGGCGAGCCGGTGCGGATCCCGACAGTGGACCCGTTCGTCGACGGCGCGGCGGTCCGCCTCGCGGGCTCCGTGACATACCCCCTCGTACGCGACAGCGGCGCCGAACTGACGTCGGTCCCCGAAGGCGCGGTCTGCACGGAAATGCTCGCCATGTACCAGTCGGACGGCGTGATCGCGGAGCCCGCCGGCGCCCTCGCGACGGCCGCGCTGGGGAACGCCGTGCAGGTGGAGCCCGGGCAGACGGTGGTCTGCATCGTCTCCGGCGGCAACAACGACGTCAGCCGCTACAGCGAGATCCTCGAGCGATCCCTGGTGCACGAGGGACTGAAGCACTACTTCCTCGTCGGCTTCCCGCAGGAGCCGGGCGCGCTGCGCCGCTTCCTCGACGAGATCCTCGGCCCGGAGGACGACATCACGCGTTTCGAATACGTCAAGCGCAACAGCCGCGAGACGGGCCCCGCCCTGATCGGCATCGAGATCGCCCGGCCGGCGGACCTGCCCGGCCTGCTGGCGCGCCTCGACGCCAGCCCGCTGCAGGTGGAGCGGGTCGAGTCGGGGAGTCCGTTGTTCCACTACCTGCTCTGA
- a CDS encoding APC family permease, translating to MSTASTAPGATLERRLGLPGVVLFGLAYMAPLIVLGTFGVVATTTGGTVPSAYVLALVAMLFTAASYGKMAATHPVAGSAYTYVRKAIDSRLGFLVGWAVLLDYFFLPMVIWLIGGAYLSAQFPAVPSWLWLIAFILLTTVLNVLGIKIAEKANFVLMAFQILVIAFFVVLSISQVVSDGHSLASGDPFFHAGSTFATISGGAALATYSFLGFDAVTTLTEETIEPRRTIPRAILLTALIGGGIFVVLAYFTQLVHPGSVFNDESSAAFEIATHIGGNLFASFFLAGLVVAQFASGIAAQASASRLMFAMGRDGVLPRIFGRLQPKLHTPTFAIGLTGLVGLIALALDVTTSTSFINFGAFTAFTMVNVSVIATWIRERNTTRRNVLTWLVAPAIGAVVDLWLLINLDGIALVFGLVWLGIGIVYLTFLTHGFRRPPPEITFEE from the coding sequence ATGAGCACGGCGAGCACGGCCCCCGGGGCCACTTTGGAACGACGGCTGGGCCTGCCCGGCGTTGTCCTCTTCGGACTCGCGTACATGGCGCCGCTGATCGTGCTCGGCACGTTCGGCGTCGTGGCGACGACAACCGGGGGCACCGTCCCCTCGGCGTACGTCCTGGCGCTGGTCGCGATGCTGTTCACCGCCGCGAGCTACGGCAAGATGGCCGCCACCCACCCGGTCGCCGGATCCGCTTACACGTACGTGCGCAAGGCCATCGACTCCCGGCTCGGCTTCCTCGTGGGCTGGGCCGTGCTGCTGGACTACTTCTTCCTGCCGATGGTGATCTGGCTGATCGGCGGCGCCTACCTGTCCGCGCAGTTCCCGGCCGTTCCGAGCTGGCTGTGGCTGATCGCGTTCATCCTGCTGACCACCGTGCTGAACGTGCTCGGCATCAAGATCGCCGAGAAGGCCAACTTCGTCCTGATGGCCTTCCAGATCCTGGTGATCGCGTTCTTCGTGGTCCTCTCGATCTCGCAGGTGGTCTCCGACGGGCATTCGCTCGCCAGCGGCGACCCGTTCTTCCACGCGGGCAGCACGTTCGCGACGATCTCGGGCGGCGCCGCGCTGGCGACTTACTCGTTCCTCGGCTTCGACGCCGTCACGACGCTCACCGAGGAGACCATCGAGCCGCGGCGCACCATCCCGCGCGCGATCCTGCTGACCGCGCTGATCGGCGGCGGCATCTTCGTCGTGCTCGCCTACTTCACCCAGCTGGTGCACCCGGGCAGCGTCTTCAACGACGAGTCGTCCGCGGCGTTCGAGATCGCGACGCACATCGGCGGCAACCTGTTCGCCAGTTTCTTCCTGGCCGGCCTCGTCGTCGCGCAGTTCGCGTCCGGCATCGCCGCGCAGGCCAGCGCGTCACGGCTGATGTTCGCGATGGGCCGCGACGGCGTGCTGCCCCGGATCTTCGGCCGGCTCCAGCCGAAGCTGCACACGCCGACGTTCGCCATCGGCCTGACCGGGCTGGTGGGGCTGATCGCGCTGGCGCTGGACGTGACGACCTCGACGTCGTTCATCAACTTCGGCGCGTTCACGGCCTTCACCATGGTCAACGTCAGCGTGATCGCCACCTGGATCCGCGAACGGAACACCACCCGCCGCAACGTGCTGACCTGGCTGGTCGCCCCCGCGATCGGCGCCGTCGTCGATTTGTGGCTGCTGATCAACCTCGACGGCATCGCGCTGGTCTTCGGCCTGGTGTGGCTGGGGATCGGGATCGTCTACCTGACGTTCCTGACCCACGGCTTCCGCCGTCCGCCGCCGGAGATCACCTTCGAGGAGTGA
- a CDS encoding alpha/beta fold hydrolase, with protein MPKFRCLAPFVAAAAMVPLVPAVAMADGLDWKPCASVAKDWDAADQRTECAMVPVPLDYADPGGRTIDIAVSRIRATGERTGAILFNPGGPGQSGMAMPHDIAASKAAGLLVHHDLIGFDPRGVDYSASLPCPGDETQPDPSLSEKDHARFIAERDAKANARCIARDPALVHSFTTPDVARDMDRIREALGEQKIGYYGISWGTALGAQYRTLFDGHVDKMLLDSVTPPDLNVTAMDDGQATAGENTFHEFSAWIARYDAVYHFGPDEATVAKALLDLRADLTAHPRTAADGSPINGDTVNAMYADPRRQWADLAAQLATIRDGGTPATPSAAKTGALGWDTTPTGFDHFQQTALLCNESPSPRDFDTVWQHRLDRMRRDPGAGGFGLYEQLCVGWPEPARPWQLGPGTSPLQLVGHTYEPVTPIGWAVAMQRRIGGSLMTVEDDAHGSLSSLPCADAAVTFFDTGRTTTQSCLGAPIPVPRT; from the coding sequence ATGCCGAAGTTCCGATGTCTCGCCCCGTTCGTCGCGGCCGCGGCGATGGTCCCCCTCGTGCCGGCGGTGGCCATGGCCGATGGGCTGGACTGGAAGCCCTGCGCCTCCGTCGCGAAGGATTGGGATGCGGCTGATCAGCGGACGGAGTGCGCGATGGTCCCCGTCCCGCTCGACTACGCCGACCCCGGCGGCCGGACGATCGACATCGCCGTCAGCCGGATTCGCGCGACCGGCGAGCGCACCGGCGCGATCCTGTTCAACCCCGGCGGGCCCGGACAGTCCGGGATGGCCATGCCGCACGACATCGCCGCAAGCAAGGCCGCCGGGCTGCTCGTCCACCACGACCTCATCGGCTTCGACCCGCGCGGCGTCGACTACAGCGCGAGCCTGCCGTGTCCCGGCGACGAGACCCAGCCTGACCCGTCGTTGTCCGAAAAGGACCATGCCCGGTTCATCGCCGAGCGGGACGCCAAGGCCAACGCGCGGTGCATCGCGCGGGACCCGGCGCTCGTCCATTCGTTCACTACGCCGGACGTCGCCCGTGACATGGACCGGATCCGCGAGGCGCTGGGCGAGCAGAAGATCGGCTACTACGGCATTTCCTGGGGCACCGCGCTGGGCGCGCAGTACCGGACCCTCTTCGACGGGCACGTCGACAAGATGCTGCTCGACTCCGTCACGCCGCCGGACCTCAACGTCACCGCCATGGACGACGGCCAGGCGACCGCGGGCGAGAACACTTTCCACGAGTTCTCCGCCTGGATCGCCCGCTACGACGCCGTCTACCACTTTGGTCCCGACGAGGCGACGGTGGCGAAGGCCCTGCTCGACCTGCGCGCGGACTTGACGGCCCACCCGCGCACCGCCGCCGACGGTTCGCCGATCAACGGCGACACCGTCAACGCGATGTACGCCGACCCTCGTCGCCAGTGGGCGGACCTCGCCGCGCAACTCGCGACCATCCGCGACGGTGGCACCCCGGCGACGCCGTCCGCGGCGAAAACGGGCGCACTCGGCTGGGACACGACACCCACCGGCTTCGACCATTTCCAGCAGACAGCCCTGCTCTGCAACGAGTCCCCGAGCCCGCGCGATTTCGACACCGTCTGGCAACACCGCCTCGACCGCATGCGGCGCGACCCCGGCGCCGGCGGATTCGGGCTCTACGAACAGCTGTGCGTGGGCTGGCCGGAGCCCGCACGGCCGTGGCAGCTGGGCCCCGGCACCAGCCCGTTGCAACTCGTCGGCCACACCTACGAGCCGGTGACGCCGATCGGCTGGGCCGTCGCCATGCAGCGGCGAATCGGCGGCTCCCTCATGACCGTCGAGGACGACGCGCACGGTTCGCTGTCGTCACTGCCCTGCGCCGACGCCGCCGTGACGTTCTTCGACACCGGCCGCACAACCACCCAGTCGTGTCTCGGCGCACCGATCCCGGTCCCGCGGACGTGA
- a CDS encoding nuclear transport factor 2 family protein: MSEALRRHVDAFNARDLDALLAGFTEDAVWVTGTTAVRGIDELTDFFADAMTQLLPTLTIQDVLTDGDRVAAQLTETLTHDGQKRTFSIAGFYRLRDGRIISAKIYREGSAELA; the protein is encoded by the coding sequence ATGAGCGAAGCCCTGCGGCGACACGTCGACGCCTTCAACGCCCGTGACCTGGACGCGCTCCTCGCCGGCTTCACCGAGGACGCCGTCTGGGTCACGGGCACCACGGCCGTCCGCGGGATCGACGAGCTGACCGATTTCTTCGCCGACGCGATGACCCAGCTCCTGCCGACCCTGACAATCCAGGACGTCCTCACCGACGGCGACCGCGTGGCCGCCCAGCTGACCGAAACGCTCACCCACGACGGCCAGAAGCGAACCTTCTCCATCGCGGGCTTCTACCGACTCCGCGACGGCCGCATCATCTCGGCGAAGATCTACCGCGAGGGCAGTGCCGAACTCGCCTGA
- a CDS encoding carbon-nitrogen hydrolase family protein — MSRPLPIALAQLPPRPYTDTVQAYAGEVRSLLSDHPGTRLIAFPELHLCGVEGTAEERTEQLNAAAQPLDGPRTRELAQLAGDLGVWLAPGSVCERGNNGELFNTALVFSPGGELAGSYRKIFPWRPYEPYDPGDRFVVADLAGVGRLGFSICYDAWFPEVARHLAWLGAELVLNPVQTTTRDRLQELVLARANAITNQVFVASVNTAGPVGVGDSILVDPEGTVLDELPGDESGVLARTIDLDEVARVRREGTAGVNRMWDQFTAADAPLELPLYQGRIEPDRWRPRQEGAR; from the coding sequence ATGTCCCGCCCGCTGCCGATCGCGCTCGCCCAGCTGCCGCCGCGCCCCTACACCGACACCGTGCAGGCGTACGCGGGCGAAGTCCGCTCCTTGCTAAGCGACCATCCCGGAACCCGGCTGATCGCGTTTCCGGAGCTGCACCTCTGCGGCGTCGAGGGCACAGCCGAGGAACGCACGGAGCAGCTGAACGCCGCCGCGCAGCCGTTGGACGGACCGCGCACCCGCGAGCTGGCGCAGCTGGCCGGTGACCTCGGCGTCTGGCTCGCCCCGGGCAGCGTCTGCGAACGCGGCAACAACGGCGAACTGTTCAACACCGCCCTCGTCTTCTCCCCCGGCGGCGAGCTGGCCGGCAGCTACCGCAAGATCTTCCCGTGGCGGCCCTACGAGCCGTACGACCCGGGTGACCGCTTCGTGGTCGCCGACCTGGCCGGCGTCGGCCGCCTGGGCTTCTCGATCTGTTACGACGCCTGGTTCCCCGAGGTCGCCCGCCATCTCGCGTGGCTCGGCGCGGAGCTCGTGCTCAACCCCGTGCAGACCACGACGCGCGACCGCCTGCAGGAGCTCGTGCTCGCGCGGGCGAACGCGATCACCAACCAGGTCTTCGTCGCGAGCGTGAATACCGCCGGCCCCGTCGGGGTAGGAGACAGCATCCTGGTCGACCCCGAGGGCACCGTGCTCGACGAGCTGCCGGGCGACGAGTCCGGCGTGCTCGCGCGCACGATCGACCTGGACGAAGTCGCCCGCGTCCGGCGCGAGGGCACGGCGGGCGTCAACCGGATGTGGGACCAGTTCACGGCGGCCGACGCGCCGCTGGAACTGCCGCTCTACCAAGGCCGGATCGAGCCGGACCGGTGGCGTCCGCGACAAGAAGGAGCCCGATGA